From the Thermococcus sp. genome, the window CACTCTTGAACCCCTGAAAATATGAGATGCTATCAGAATGCCGTAAATTGGGAGAAACACAGCCTCCACTATGACCATAAACTCGTAAAACCCAAGGTTCCGGACGTCCGTCAGAGAATACCAAGTGCTGAGTACCATCATCCCAAGCAGTATCTCCGTTGCCGGATGGGGAAATAGATTTTTGGTGTACCATTTAACTGCTTTTTGCGTAAACATAGCGCAATCCCGCCCTCTTAAACCCTGCTATTACTCCATTTATCACCATATCTATCAGTTCATGGCTGGTAGCCTTCACGATGAGAGTTGCTCCAAAGCGGTAAATAGGTTCAAAGGGCAGTTGAGTCCCAGTTTCAATCAAAGTTACCTCATAAACGTCATTGGAGAAGAGTTCCGCCCTTCCACCATGCCATACCAGTTGACCCTCCTTTAGAATTAGAAAGTAATCGGCCACGGCCTCTCCCTCTTCAACATCATGGGTGGCTATTATTACACCCTTTCTTTTGGATATCAGCTCGTCCACAATGCCTGCCCTGTAGGAATCAAGGTGCGCAGTTGGTTCATCCAGAATAACGACTTCTGAGTCACAGGAAAGTGCCACCAGTAGGTTACATAGCTGTGCCTGTCCGCTGGAGAGGGAGTCTATCCTCTTGTCCAAGAACGAGGCTATCCCTAAAACCTCAACAAGCTCGTCTATTTTTGAACACATGGGATTTACTCTGAGTGTCTCCACCAAGTCACGCACCTTAACTGGGATTCTAAACTGGGGTTTCTCAAAGGAGTACCTTATGGCAACCCACTTGTCTTTCCTCTTATATGGTTCCCACCCGTTTATTCTGGCACTTCCTGTCGTTGGATGTTTAATTCCGACGAGAACGGAAAGAAGTGTCGTCTTCCCGCTCCCGTTATGTCCGATAAGGGCCAGCCTATCAGCCTTCGCTTTGAAGGTCAAGTTCTTTATCCCCCATGTTTTTCCGTAATTGACTCCGAGGTTTTTGGCCTCAACAATCATTGGCCAGCCCTCCCCGCAAGTATCAGGAGAACTATTCCCATAAGGATTAGGACGTAGTCAACGGGGCCGCTGTACTGTGTGAAGCTGTACTTTACTCCCCCGAGCCAGTTCTGATGAGTCGGCTGAACGTTGGTTCTAAGTAGACCCAGAAGCGTAATTGTTGGGTATGAGCTCTCAATGTATCTCCACGTGGTATTTGAAACTATATTATCCGGCACCAATTTCTGAAGGTCAATTTGTTCGGGTATAACGCCAATTGGCACGTGTGTGGGCATTCCGTCCACAATTGAATTGTACTGAAGGGAAACGTTTGGACCCACTACAATCAATGTTCTGGCAAAGTACCTGTCTTCAGCCCGGTAGTACGCAACCTCATCACTGTACTTTGCGAGGGACTCCGGTAGGTCAGGAGCGTAGATATATGGAAATCCGAGTGAATAGGGCGAGAAATCAAACGAAAAAGGTATTTTCCTGATTGCTAGCTTTGATGTTTTGGAATAGTTCAGGGCGTGAATCGTTATGTTGCTCTCCGGAAAGAGGGTTTTTATGAGTGGGTCGTTCGCGCTCAGGATTACTGTTTTTTCGGATATGCGCTTGGGGTTTCCAGTGATTTTTCCGGGATTGTTAATGCTTGTGAAGTAGATTATAGTCGTGTGGTTCTGACCGGTTACATTGTAAAGGTCAAACTTGACCTGAAACTTGTTATTCCCAACGTATGTGACGTTGTAAACCAGGAGGAGGTTGGAATCTCCGGTAGGGAAGTACCCCGCGTAAACGAAGTTGCTCCCGGGCTTTAAAACGGCATGGGGACTTTTGAGGTAGGCTGAAGCGCAGTATCCAATTACAGGATATGAC encodes:
- a CDS encoding ATP-binding cassette domain-containing protein, encoding MIVEAKNLGVNYGKTWGIKNLTFKAKADRLALIGHNGSGKTTLLSVLVGIKHPTTGSARINGWEPYKRKDKWVAIRYSFEKPQFRIPVKVRDLVETLRVNPMCSKIDELVEVLGIASFLDKRIDSLSSGQAQLCNLLVALSCDSEVVILDEPTAHLDSYRAGIVDELISKRKGVIIATHDVEEGEAVADYFLILKEGQLVWHGGRAELFSNDVYEVTLIETGTQLPFEPIYRFGATLIVKATSHELIDMVINGVIAGFKRAGLRYVYAKSS